Genomic segment of Geminocystis herdmanii PCC 6308:
TTGGTGATGTCAGATAAATTTCCCCACCGTACAAAAATTGTAGCCACCGTAGGACCCGGTTGCGCTAATCCCGAAACCTTACGTCAAATGATTCTTGCAGGCGCTAATACTTTTCGCCTCAACTTTTCTCACGGTGATCATGATGTTCATCAGCGTAGCATTCGATTAATTCGTCAGGTAGAAAATGAGTTAAATCAACCCATTGGTATTTTACAAGATTTACAAGGACCAAAAATTAGACTAGGAAAATTTCCCTGTGGCTCGATCGAACTCCAAGAAGGCGATCGATATATTCTCACCAGTAGGGAAGTAGAATGTAATCAAGAAATAGGCTGTATTAGCTACGAAAATTTAGCCGAAGAAGTGCCTATTAACGCCAGAATCTTACTAGATGATGGTAGGGTAGAAATGGTAGTCAAAGAGATTGATTTAGACAAAAAAGACTTACACTGTCAAGTGGTGGTAGGAGGAGTACTTTCTAGTAATAAAGGAGTAAATTTTCCCAACGTTTACTTATCAGTCAAAGCCTTGACAGACAAAGACAAAAAAGATTTAATGTTCGGTTTAGATCAAAGAGTGGATTGGGTGGCATTAAGTTTTGTTCGTAATCCACAAGATGTATTAGAAATCAAAGACTTAATCAGCAGTGCGGGAAAATCAACCCCTGTCATCGCCAAAATTGAGAAACACGAAGCCATCGAACAAATGGAAGAAATCCTCTCCTTATGTGACGGGGTGATGGTAGCAAGGGGAGATTTAGGGGTAGAATTACCAGCAGAAGATGTGCCTATTTTACAAAAACGTCTTATTCGTACAGCTAATCGTCTTGGTATTCCTATCATTACCGCTACCCAGATGTTAGATAGTATGGTAAATAGTCAAAGTCCTACTCGTGCAGAGGTTTCTGACGTTGCCAATGCCATTTTAGACGGTACAGATGCGGTAATGCTATCCAATGAAACGGCGGTGGGTAAATACCCCGTTCAAGCAGTGGCGACTATGGCAAAAATCGCTCGAAGAATTGAAGAAGAAAGAGAAAAAATTGTTGCACCCTATAGCGATAATTTTGATAACGAAAGTATCTCTACTGCCATCGCTGGAGCGGTTAGTCAAATTGCCAAGAAATTGGGGGCATCCGCCATCATGACGTTAACAAAAACTGGAGCAACGGCTCGTAACGTGTCGAAATTTCGCCCTCGAACCCCTATCTTCGCCATTACGCCCCATGTGAGCGTTTCTCGTCAATTACAGTTAGTTTGGGGGGTTAAACCTTTACTATTATTAGATTTACCCGGATTGCGTCAAGTATTCCAAGCGGCTATTAATGTGGCAAGGGAAAAAGGCTTACTCCAAGATGGTAATTTAGTTGTGATGACAGCAGGTACATTGCAAGGGGTTGCTGGTTCAACGGATTTAATTAAAGTCGAAATAGTTAAAGGTTTGCTGAGTGAAGGGGTTGGTATCGGGCAAGGTGTAATTACAAGTAGAGCTAAAGTAGTTCAAGATGTCAGTCAACTAAGTAATTTTAGTCAAGGGGATATCTTAGTTACTCAAGCCACTGATAATCAATATGTAGATGCCATGCGTTTAGCCAGTGCCATCGTTACCGAAGAAACGGGAGTTCGATCGCACGCCGCCCAAATCGGTATGCGTTTAGGGATTCCCGTCATCGTAGGGGTAAAAGAAGCCACTCGTTTGATTCGAGATGCTAGTTTTGTCACCCTCAAAATTGAGCAAGGTTTAGTCTATTTAGGCACAGATAGCCCTCAAGGAGATGTGGACAGTTAAGAAGTGAGTGAGTAAAATTAATGGTATATTTGCTTTACCCATACCAAGAAATTTCTTGATTAGAAGCAGTTAACCCTTCTCCATCTTCTTCCCAATAAAAATCAAGGAGATAATGTAACTTAACTACTTCATGTTCAGTAATTTCTCGATTTTTAACTTTTTCTAAGAAAGACTCCATAAAATTGACGATCGTACTTAATTCCTCCTTTGGTAAAGAGTCGTTAAGATTAGTTAAAGTTCTTTTAGCATCGGCGATCGTATTACTCTTTTGTGGTAAAGGTGTGGACTTTCTTAAAGGGTCTCTTGTAATTGCGGCGATACCTTGTACTACTGCTTGTCTAATTTGTTGTCTTAATTGTACCACACCTCTGGCTTTTTGTTTATCAATACCTTCTTTGGATGAAGCATATAAACTAGGCAGACGATTAAGGGCGAAAGTTGCTATTTCCACTAAATTCACCGAACCAGCCATATTATTTAAGGCTTTATTATTAATGAGTTGATACTCGATTTCTTCATCTACGAGTAATTCCATGACATTTTTATAGGTATTTTTTTCTGTTGACATAGCAATTTTATTTTGGCAATAAACAACAATTGAGAATTGAGAATTAAGAATTGAGAATTGAGAATTGAGAATTGAGAATTAAAACTCAACTCCCCATTACTTATTAGCTTTTACTCAATTACTTATCTTCGTTAATTCTACTAAAGTTGTCACTATTTCTTCGATCGAAACTTCTTCAGATTGTTTGCTCGATCGAGTGACTAATTCTACTTTACCTTGTTTTAATGATCTTCCCGTCACAATACGATAGGGAATACCGATTAAATCAGCGTCTTTAAATTTTACCCCAGCGCGTTCGTCTCGATCGTCTAAAATGGTTTCAATTCCTGCTTGATTCAATGCTTGATACATTTTTTCGGCTACGGCAACTTGTTCTTCATCGGTGATGTTAGGAATTACAATCACTACATGATAGGGTGCGATCGAAACAGGCCAAATAATACCATCTTTATCGTGGGATTGTTCTACGGTGGCTTGGGCTAAACGGGAAACACCGATACCATAACACCCCATCACAAAAGGCTTTTCTGTACCATCTTCGGCGGTATAGGTTGCGCCCATCGCTTCGGAATATTTTGTACCTAATTGGAAAATATGACCAACTTCAATGCCCCTAGCGGTTTGTAATACTTGAGAGGAATCATGGATCGATCGATCTCCTACTTGGGCTTTACGCACGTCCACAATTAAAGAAGGTAGGATAAACTCTTTGCCCCAATTTGCCCCTAGGACATGATAACCTGACTCATTGCTTCCCGTGACAAAGTTTTCTAAATCAACGGCGGTTCGATCGACTAATCTTAAAAAAGTACCTTCAATTTGTTCTGATTTGGCAATATAATCATCAGGTAAATTGGGAGCGATATAACCTAAAGGTAAGGGTTTTGTTGACCATTTGTCTTGAGCGGTTCGATCGGGTACATTTAAACTAAGAAGGGTTTGAGCATTATAATTAGGGGCTAATTTTACTAATT
This window contains:
- the pyk gene encoding pyruvate kinase, whose protein sequence is MMSDKFPHRTKIVATVGPGCANPETLRQMILAGANTFRLNFSHGDHDVHQRSIRLIRQVENELNQPIGILQDLQGPKIRLGKFPCGSIELQEGDRYILTSREVECNQEIGCISYENLAEEVPINARILLDDGRVEMVVKEIDLDKKDLHCQVVVGGVLSSNKGVNFPNVYLSVKALTDKDKKDLMFGLDQRVDWVALSFVRNPQDVLEIKDLISSAGKSTPVIAKIEKHEAIEQMEEILSLCDGVMVARGDLGVELPAEDVPILQKRLIRTANRLGIPIITATQMLDSMVNSQSPTRAEVSDVANAILDGTDAVMLSNETAVGKYPVQAVATMAKIARRIEEEREKIVAPYSDNFDNESISTAIAGAVSQIAKKLGASAIMTLTKTGATARNVSKFRPRTPIFAITPHVSVSRQLQLVWGVKPLLLLDLPGLRQVFQAAINVAREKGLLQDGNLVVMTAGTLQGVAGSTDLIKVEIVKGLLSEGVGIGQGVITSRAKVVQDVSQLSNFSQGDILVTQATDNQYVDAMRLASAIVTEETGVRSHAAQIGMRLGIPVIVGVKEATRLIRDASFVTLKIEQGLVYLGTDSPQGDVDS
- a CDS encoding late competence development ComFB family protein, with protein sequence MSTEKNTYKNVMELLVDEEIEYQLINNKALNNMAGSVNLVEIATFALNRLPSLYASSKEGIDKQKARGVVQLRQQIRQAVVQGIAAITRDPLRKSTPLPQKSNTIADAKRTLTNLNDSLPKEELSTIVNFMESFLEKVKNREITEHEVVKLHYLLDFYWEEDGEGLTASNQEISWYG